The Cytobacillus sp. IB215665 genome contains a region encoding:
- a CDS encoding NUDIX hydrolase, which translates to MGREDRGKVWLAVAGVVTSNNGEWLVVKKKYGGLKNKWSFPAGFVEHNETLDEAILREVYEETGITCEIEGMIGLRTGVISNDISDNMVLFSLKAQSEEIVIQEKELYDAAFISPDDLVKDPDSSILLIRFSQMELQNRKMYDDINPGSQFGYTKYKLFL; encoded by the coding sequence ATGGGGAGAGAAGATAGAGGGAAAGTATGGCTAGCAGTTGCAGGTGTAGTCACATCAAATAATGGCGAATGGCTCGTTGTTAAGAAGAAATATGGTGGACTCAAAAATAAATGGTCCTTTCCTGCTGGATTTGTAGAACATAATGAAACATTAGATGAAGCTATTTTGCGCGAGGTTTATGAAGAAACGGGAATTACTTGTGAAATAGAAGGAATGATTGGCTTGAGAACAGGTGTTATTAGTAATGACATAAGTGATAATATGGTGTTGTTCTCATTAAAAGCTCAGAGTGAAGAAATCGTTATTCAAGAAAAAGAGCTGTATGACGCAGCATTTATCTCACCTGATGACTTAGTGAAAGATCCAGATTCATCAATATTACTCATTCGGTTTTCACAAATGGAATTGCAAAACAGAAAGATGTATGACGACATAAACCCAGGTAGTCAATTTGGTTATACTAAATATAAATTGTTTCTATAA
- a CDS encoding NAD(P)/FAD-dependent oxidoreductase has translation MDVIRLRKTKIVILGAGYGGLMTTVRLQKYLGVNEAEITLINKNSYHYESTWLHEASAGTLHHDRVRYPINNVIDNRKVNFIQDTVVEIKREEKLVVLENNEITYDYLVVGLGFESETFGIKGLKEHAFSIANINAARRIREHIEYQFANYNNDSENRDERLTIVVGGAGFTGIEFVGELANRIPELCREYDIDEHKPRIICVEAAPTVLPGFDPELVEYAVGHLERKGVEFKIGTAIKECTTEGIIVAKGDEVEEIKSETVVWAAGVRGNSIVENSGFESMRGRVKVEADLRAPGHDDVFIVGDCSLMINEEINRPYPPTAQIAMQQGETCAKNLAVLVREQGELEQFKPDIKGTVCSLGDDDAIGVVFGKKITGSKASFMKKMVDNRALFLVGGPSLVMKKGKFNIF, from the coding sequence GTGGATGTGATACGGTTGAGAAAAACCAAAATAGTTATATTAGGTGCAGGTTATGGTGGGTTAATGACAACAGTTCGTCTGCAAAAATATTTAGGCGTTAACGAAGCTGAAATTACGTTAATAAATAAAAATAGCTATCACTATGAAAGTACGTGGTTACATGAGGCATCGGCAGGGACATTACATCATGATCGTGTACGTTACCCAATTAATAATGTAATAGATAACAGAAAAGTTAACTTTATCCAAGATACAGTTGTAGAAATTAAGCGTGAAGAAAAGTTGGTTGTACTTGAGAATAATGAAATAACATACGATTATTTAGTTGTCGGATTAGGATTTGAGTCTGAAACTTTTGGTATTAAAGGATTAAAAGAGCATGCTTTTTCAATTGCAAATATTAATGCTGCTCGTCGTATAAGAGAACATATTGAATATCAATTTGCTAACTATAATAATGACAGTGAAAATCGTGATGAACGCTTAACGATCGTTGTAGGGGGAGCTGGCTTCACCGGTATTGAGTTTGTTGGAGAACTAGCAAATCGTATACCTGAGTTATGTCGTGAATATGATATTGATGAACATAAACCACGTATTATATGTGTAGAAGCAGCACCAACTGTATTACCAGGATTTGATCCAGAGTTAGTGGAATATGCAGTAGGTCATTTAGAACGTAAAGGTGTAGAATTCAAAATAGGTACCGCTATAAAAGAATGTACAACAGAAGGTATCATTGTTGCAAAAGGTGACGAAGTAGAAGAAATAAAGTCAGAAACTGTTGTATGGGCAGCGGGTGTTCGTGGGAATAGTATTGTTGAAAATTCAGGCTTTGAATCAATGCGTGGTCGAGTAAAAGTAGAAGCTGATTTACGTGCTCCTGGACATGATGATGTATTTATCGTAGGTGATTGTTCATTAATGATTAATGAAGAAATTAATCGCCCATATCCACCGACAGCCCAAATCGCAATGCAACAAGGTGAAACGTGTGCGAAAAATTTAGCTGTGCTCGTAAGAGAACAAGGAGAATTAGAACAATTTAAACCAGATATAAAAGGAACAGTATGTTCATTAGGTGATGATGACGCCATTGGTGTTGTATTCGGTAAGAAAATCACAGGCTCAAAAGCTTCATTTATGAAAAAAATGGTAGATAATCGCGCACTATTTTTAGTAGGTGGACCGTCATTAGTAATGAAAAAAGGAAAATTTAATATATTTTAA
- a CDS encoding YuiB family protein, whose protein sequence is MSVPMSVPVLIISILLFFILFFGIGFLLNMVLRMTWIMAIISPLIFILIIDKVRFIDYFTEPSASFTDLYENLISLAPADIIILVSGLIGAICSGITIKILRAKGYQMF, encoded by the coding sequence ATGAGTGTACCAATGAGTGTACCGGTTTTAATCATATCAATACTGTTATTTTTTATTTTATTCTTTGGAATAGGATTCCTTCTAAATATGGTTTTACGAATGACTTGGATTATGGCAATTATTAGCCCACTTATTTTTATACTAATTATTGATAAGGTCAGATTTATAGATTATTTTACTGAACCAAGTGCATCATTTACAGATTTATATGAAAATTTAATATCGTTAGCTCCAGCTGATATTATCATATTAGTTAGCGGTTTAATTGGTGCTATTTGCTCAGGAATTACAATAAAAATATTACGGGCAAAAGGTTATCAAATGTTCTAA
- a CDS encoding YuiA family protein, which produces MEAISTEKKECPYCSGKGYIQLLLGGSETCTNCGGSGKK; this is translated from the coding sequence ATGGAAGCTATTTCAACCGAGAAAAAAGAATGTCCATATTGCTCTGGTAAAGGCTATATACAACTATTATTAGGTGGATCAGAAACATGTACTAACTGTGGAGGTAGTGGAAAAAAATAA
- a CDS encoding vanadium-dependent haloperoxidase: MNCNCLFNSCECKCTYERWNEIPYAGESEPPKNPEEPYSGSWSTYYIKRCGNQFITLPNKEPIYFSIKNPNYIDWNEQLEKVLEVRDNLDDHKKTVAKYWGTGVATKQWTPIIDRLIDTYGVTAPRAARILGAVQSAINDTFVITWFYKFLWLVARPDQLDQELATVVCTPRHPTYPSGHAAVAGCAAELLKYFFPGESLRLDELAEECAISRLYGLVHFPIDNDEGLSLGRQIGQVVVNDLKKEVDSQCDPIDTPYEDNLHADLMPPPYEQVIPYDFNTECQSLVIPDDD, encoded by the coding sequence TTGAACTGTAACTGTCTATTTAATTCTTGTGAATGTAAATGTACGTATGAAAGATGGAATGAGATTCCTTATGCTGGAGAAAGTGAACCTCCTAAAAACCCTGAAGAACCATATTCAGGATCATGGTCAACTTACTATATTAAGCGATGTGGCAATCAGTTTATTACTCTTCCAAACAAAGAACCTATCTATTTCTCTATTAAAAACCCAAATTATATTGATTGGAATGAACAACTAGAGAAAGTATTAGAAGTAAGAGATAACTTAGACGATCACAAAAAAACTGTAGCCAAATATTGGGGTACTGGTGTTGCGACGAAGCAATGGACACCAATTATTGACCGACTCATTGACACATATGGTGTAACAGCACCTAGAGCTGCTAGAATATTGGGTGCGGTGCAAAGTGCCATAAATGATACATTTGTCATTACTTGGTTTTATAAATTCCTTTGGCTTGTAGCAAGGCCTGATCAGCTAGACCAAGAGTTAGCAACCGTTGTTTGTACACCAAGACACCCTACGTATCCTTCAGGCCATGCCGCTGTTGCTGGTTGTGCTGCAGAGTTATTAAAATATTTCTTCCCAGGGGAATCTTTAAGATTAGACGAATTAGCTGAAGAATGTGCCATTTCTCGATTATATGGACTCGTTCATTTCCCTATTGACAATGATGAAGGACTAAGCCTTGGTAGACAAATCGGTCAAGTTGTTGTTAACGATCTCAAGAAGGAAGTTGACTCACAATGTGACCCAATTGATACGCCATATGAGGATAACCTACACGCAGATCTCATGCCACCTCCATATGAACAAGTCATTCCATATGATTTCAATACTGAGTGCCAATCATTAGTCATACCTGACGATGACTAA
- a CDS encoding glycosyltransferase family 4 protein, translated as MYEELKLKEFYKRLAQQYMSEKQVLSQQDKAEDLFHIVYVMSSVAVSGGVKIIFEHVNRLTRLGIKVTIVTHFGKPCWYPIDATYIQVPFTVELAKGIPNCDVIVSTYWDHIQSCIDTGIAPVVYFEQGDFHLFDYEGMNETLKLFIKRQYELPTFIYTVSKSAAKLINKIYGREASVIHNAIDESIFYEGSSSFKTEKPYMLMVGAESATFKGIREIIEAYNAIQQEYDISLFWITPEEPSNDMRNKVTKTFVQPSQSTIADLYRGARLYVSASHYESFSLPPLEAMSCGCPVITTENDGVLEYAIDRENVLLCRIRDPIDLTSKIKKVLDDEDLADLLITNGLSTAKLFKWHVIIDEIYDYYKKIASFEVKRQHTEEDWNIEISEDAFINPSDYIKFLKLLNITKASVIKVPVVYEIDSSLKIARWEVVAYHKKIQNHVEDICYSPVQSDNNQILINHKGYRPFIEREFEEALKDFTLLYDETKDPQLQAVYFRWMLLCLYRLQRRFEAKKKLRKHSFQDKYFSEIYFLNKLLEKKNSNETNTWKMSILGDAVSYPEYIYQINKPSVK; from the coding sequence ATGTACGAAGAACTAAAATTAAAAGAATTTTACAAGCGACTAGCTCAACAATACATGTCTGAAAAACAGGTTTTAAGCCAACAAGACAAAGCTGAGGACTTATTTCATATCGTTTATGTTATGTCTAGTGTAGCTGTAAGTGGAGGAGTAAAAATTATTTTTGAACATGTTAATCGTTTAACTCGCCTTGGCATTAAAGTTACGATTGTTACACATTTTGGAAAACCTTGTTGGTATCCTATTGATGCTACTTATATACAAGTTCCATTTACTGTTGAATTAGCAAAAGGAATACCAAATTGTGATGTTATTGTTTCAACATATTGGGATCATATTCAATCCTGTATTGACACAGGTATTGCGCCAGTTGTTTATTTTGAGCAAGGTGACTTTCATTTGTTTGATTATGAAGGTATGAATGAGACGTTAAAGTTATTTATTAAACGTCAATATGAACTGCCAACATTTATATACACAGTATCGAAAAGTGCAGCTAAATTGATAAATAAAATTTATGGTCGAGAAGCAAGTGTCATTCATAACGCAATAGATGAGAGCATCTTTTACGAAGGAAGTTCTTCATTCAAAACAGAGAAGCCGTATATGCTAATGGTAGGTGCAGAATCTGCTACTTTTAAAGGTATACGTGAAATTATTGAAGCGTATAATGCCATTCAACAAGAATATGATATATCGTTGTTTTGGATAACGCCTGAGGAGCCGTCTAACGATATGAGAAATAAGGTTACAAAAACCTTCGTTCAGCCTAGTCAAAGCACAATCGCAGATTTATATAGAGGTGCGAGATTATATGTATCTGCGTCTCATTACGAAAGCTTTTCTCTTCCACCATTAGAAGCCATGTCTTGTGGTTGTCCTGTCATTACAACAGAAAATGATGGCGTACTTGAATATGCTATTGACCGAGAGAATGTTCTATTATGTAGAATTAGGGATCCGATAGACTTAACTAGTAAAATAAAAAAAGTGCTAGATGATGAAGACTTAGCTGATTTACTTATAACGAATGGACTGTCTACCGCCAAGCTATTTAAATGGCATGTGATTATAGATGAAATTTATGATTATTATAAGAAGATTGCATCATTTGAAGTCAAGCGACAACATACAGAGGAAGATTGGAACATAGAAATTTCAGAAGATGCATTTATCAATCCAAGCGATTACATTAAATTTCTTAAACTATTAAATATAACAAAAGCATCTGTAATAAAAGTTCCAGTCGTATACGAAATTGATAGCTCCTTAAAAATTGCTCGTTGGGAAGTCGTCGCATACCATAAAAAAATACAAAATCATGTTGAAGATATTTGCTATAGTCCAGTTCAATCCGATAATAATCAAATATTAATCAATCATAAAGGGTATCGTCCTTTCATTGAAAGAGAGTTTGAAGAAGCATTAAAGGACTTTACTTTGTTATATGATGAAACGAAGGATCCACAGCTCCAAGCAGTATACTTCCGATGGATGCTGTTATGTTTATACCGCCTTCAAAGGAGATTTGAAGCGAAAAAGAAATTAAGAAAGCATTCATTTCAAGATAAGTACTTCTCTGAAATATATTTTCTAAACAAACTTCTTGAGAAGAAAAATTCAAATGAAACAAATACTTGGAAGATGTCCATTTTAGGAGATGCAGTATCGTATCCTGAATACATTTATCAAATTAATAAACCATCTGTGAAATAA
- a CDS encoding GT-D fold domain-containing glycosyltransferase, which translates to MYNISKSEWQKLKKYGHVEVGNNKNYAVEGLYYGGDKIVEESLNKQFILPFSIENIIDAGIKQLSEEKIKLKNAEHIANEIREALRNGKGYSLVRIGDGELIFLSHDLINSSEEINKEPRLQFLSYAGVTLPDHETRDFLTEKLLLTNVIGVPIARYPTFQNLFIKLVNYHNWNLKKMNVTSSFIHFELCRYTTLYHELLQHHRVLLIGNKMNEGRKYFEDIGYENIVGNVPVFGVKDVSNVIARAKEYEYDVVFVSAGIAANLICVELAQEGKIAIDFGHLIDSLINDKAHILSLDSNLLDVSKCSDIGYYYVNWGDYKTAAYWYEQILKMENVSSEWMKIAHLQLCVCHWELHDLQKANEHNEYAETYAPNDPSVLHNKAFFKDILKNNEG; encoded by the coding sequence ATGTATAACATATCAAAAAGTGAATGGCAAAAGCTTAAGAAGTATGGTCATGTTGAAGTAGGTAACAACAAAAACTATGCTGTTGAAGGCTTATATTATGGTGGTGACAAGATTGTAGAGGAAAGTTTAAATAAGCAATTTATTTTACCATTTAGCATTGAAAACATCATTGATGCTGGAATAAAACAGTTAAGTGAGGAAAAAATCAAGCTGAAAAACGCGGAGCATATCGCTAACGAAATAAGAGAGGCACTAAGAAATGGAAAGGGATATTCTCTTGTTCGAATTGGAGATGGAGAGTTAATTTTTTTGTCACATGACCTAATCAATTCAAGTGAGGAAATTAACAAAGAACCTCGACTCCAATTTCTTTCTTATGCAGGAGTTACCTTACCTGATCATGAAACTAGAGATTTTTTAACAGAAAAATTATTATTAACAAATGTAATAGGTGTGCCAATCGCGAGGTATCCTACCTTTCAAAACTTATTTATAAAGCTAGTGAACTACCATAATTGGAATTTAAAGAAAATGAACGTAACGAGTTCATTTATTCATTTTGAGCTTTGTCGGTATACTACACTGTATCATGAGTTATTACAGCACCACCGTGTATTGTTAATTGGAAATAAGATGAATGAGGGAAGAAAGTATTTTGAAGACATTGGTTACGAGAATATAGTTGGTAACGTTCCCGTTTTTGGAGTAAAAGATGTTTCAAATGTCATTGCTAGAGCAAAAGAATATGAATATGACGTGGTGTTCGTCTCAGCTGGAATTGCTGCAAACCTAATTTGTGTAGAGCTAGCTCAAGAAGGGAAAATCGCTATAGATTTTGGTCATTTAATTGATTCGTTAATAAACGACAAAGCTCATATTTTATCTTTAGACAGCAATTTACTTGACGTAAGTAAATGCTCTGATATTGGATATTATTATGTCAATTGGGGTGATTATAAAACTGCAGCCTATTGGTATGAGCAGATTCTTAAAATGGAAAATGTTTCTTCCGAATGGATGAAGATTGCACACCTACAGCTTTGTGTTTGCCACTGGGAATTACATGATCTTCAAAAAGCTAATGAGCATAATGAATACGCTGAGACTTATGCCCCCAATGACCCGAGCGTTTTGCATAATAAGGCTTTTTTCAAAGACATTCTAAAAAATAACGAGGGGTGA
- a CDS encoding NAD(P)/FAD-dependent oxidoreductase, whose product MKEDQKVYDITIIGGGPSGLFTAFYGGMRQASVKIIESLPQLGGQLSALYPEKYIYDVAGFPKIRAQELIDNLKEQMAKFSPTICLDQSVDKLEKQEDGVFKLITNSEIHYSKTIIITAGNGAFQPRRIDLERATEYEGKNLHYFIDDLQKFKGKKVVVCGGGDSAVDWSLMLEPIAEKVSIIHRRDKFRAHEHSVENLINSKVDIKTPYVPVEIIGDEKAIKQIVLEKVKEGTKEVIDVDDVIVNFGFVSSLGPIKEWGLKIEKNSIVVNSKQETNIQGIYAAGDICTYDGKVKLIASGFGEAPTAVNNAKSYIDPKAKLQPLHSSSMF is encoded by the coding sequence TTGAAAGAAGATCAAAAAGTGTATGACATTACCATTATTGGTGGAGGTCCTTCAGGGTTGTTTACGGCTTTCTACGGGGGAATGCGGCAGGCTAGTGTAAAAATTATTGAAAGCCTTCCACAATTAGGTGGACAATTATCAGCACTATATCCAGAAAAGTACATTTATGATGTGGCTGGATTCCCGAAAATCCGGGCTCAAGAGCTAATTGATAATCTAAAAGAGCAAATGGCCAAGTTTTCACCAACCATTTGTTTAGACCAATCTGTAGACAAGCTAGAAAAGCAAGAAGATGGAGTTTTTAAGCTAATAACAAATAGTGAGATACATTATTCTAAAACAATCATCATTACTGCTGGTAATGGTGCGTTTCAGCCTCGTAGAATTGACCTTGAAAGAGCTACTGAATATGAAGGGAAAAATCTTCACTACTTTATAGATGATTTACAAAAATTCAAAGGTAAAAAAGTAGTCGTGTGTGGTGGAGGAGACTCAGCTGTAGATTGGTCACTAATGTTAGAGCCAATTGCAGAGAAAGTATCCATTATTCACCGTCGTGATAAATTCCGTGCACATGAACACAGTGTAGAAAATTTAATAAACTCTAAGGTTGACATAAAAACGCCTTATGTTCCTGTTGAAATTATTGGTGATGAAAAGGCTATTAAACAAATTGTCTTGGAGAAAGTTAAAGAAGGAACAAAAGAAGTGATTGATGTAGACGACGTTATTGTTAACTTTGGCTTCGTTTCATCACTTGGTCCTATTAAAGAATGGGGACTTAAAATCGAAAAAAATTCTATCGTTGTAAACTCTAAGCAGGAAACCAATATTCAAGGTATTTATGCTGCTGGAGATATTTGTACGTATGACGGCAAAGTAAAGCTAATTGCTTCTGGCTTTGGTGAAGCACCAACCGCTGTTAATAACGCAAAATCATACATTGACCCGAAAGCAAAGCTACAGCCATTACACAGTTCATCTATGTTCTAA